In the Helianthus annuus cultivar XRQ/B chromosome 11, HanXRQr2.0-SUNRISE, whole genome shotgun sequence genome, one interval contains:
- the LOC118484217 gene encoding uncharacterized protein LOC118484217: MTDGARRLPVVVKDQSTTTLQCPMLTETNYNIWAIRIKAVFKVHRIQQALEPGEKEVEAKKDDMAVALLLQAIPEELVFQVAQFQTAKEIWEALKTRYVGVERVREAKLEQLENEFEYLKMKETKTVGSFAGRISQLVTKAASLGTTYENKKLTRKLLGSVPAKYVPIVASTEQFANLKAMTFQEAIGRLKTLEDRIKGIESLAEIKVI, translated from the coding sequence ATGACAGACGGGGCCAGACGACTACCGGTTGTGGTTAAGGATCAAAGTACCACAACTTTACAATGTCCAATGTTAACCGAAACAAATTACAACATCTGGGCGATTCGTATCAAGGCAGTATTCAAGGTTCATAGAATACAGCAAGCTTTAGAACCAGGCGAAAAGGAGGTAGAGGCAAAAAAGGATGACATGGCGGTTGCACTTCTACTTCAGGCAATACCCGAAGAGCTCGTGTTTCAAGTAGCTCAGTTTCAGACTGCAAAGGAAATTTGGGAAGCGTTGAAGACACGGTATGTTGGGGTTGAACGGGTTCGAGAGGCAAAGCTTGAGCAACTGGAAAATGAGTTCGAATACTTGAAAATGAAAGAAACAAAGACAGTTGGTTCTTTCGCGGGCAGGATAAGTCAGTTGGTTACCAAAGCAGCCAGTTTGGGAACCACCTACGAAAACAAAAAGCTAACCAGAAAGTTATTAGGCTCTGTTCCAGCAAAGTATGTTCCAATTGTCGCATCAACTGAACAATTCGCAAATTTGAAGGCCATGACATTTCAGGAAGCGATCGGTAGACTGAAGACGTTAGAAGATAGGATTAAGGGTATCGAGTCTTTAGCAGAAATCAAGGTAATCTAA